ACCTTTTCGGGATGTGAGGCGGTAGATGCGGGGCACCCCAATGGGCTCGCCCACCATTTCCGAGTAATGGAATTCATGTCCTCTGGCTTTGGTCCCCGCCGGGCCCAGGAGACCGGCAGCCGCCAGAGTCACTTCCCGGTAGCCCAACGCCTTGAGCCGCGGCAGCATCCGCACCGTAAAAGGAAACACTCCGGCCATGGAGTGCGCCTGGCCCTCCAAGTCACGAATCTCCCTGGCCAGATACATGAGCCCGCCGCATTCGGCATAGATAGGGACCCCGGCGGCGGCACATTCACTTATAGCCAGCCGCATACCTGAATTAGCCGCTAATTGCGCGGCATAAAGCTCCGGGTAGCCCCCGCCCAGGTAAATGCCGTGCAGGCCGCCGGGCAATTCCCGGTCGTTAAGAGGGGAAAAGGGCACCAGTTCCGTCCCCGAGTCCGTCAGCAACTCCAGGTTTTCGGGGTAGTAGAAGCAAAAGGCCCGGTCCCGGGCAACCCCCAGGCGCACCGTGGGCGAAACGGCCTCACGGGTCTGCTCCTCCGGCAGCGCCAGCAGCGGCAACGCCTTAAGCAGCCCGTCTAAGTCCAGATGGGCCTCCAGCCAATCCGCCAAGTGATTTAAATAAGCATCTTCCAGGGGGTGGTCCTCGGTGGTGGCCAGGCCCAAATGTCGCTCAGGGATGGCCAGTTCCTGGTCCCGGGGCAGCCCCCCAAAACAGTGCACGCCTTTTAACGACGATAGGGCCTGTTGTAAATAATCCAGATGGGTCGCACTGCCGATGCGGTTGAAGATCACCCCTGCCAGGGTGAGGTCAGGATCGAAGCTGGCGAACCCGTGCACCAGGGCGGCGGCGCTCCGGGCCATGGCCCGGGCGTCCACCACCAGCAAGACCGGCAGTCCAAGCCACTTGGCCATCTGGGCCGTGGACCCGGCATCGCTTAACCCGTCATAGCCGTCGAACAGCCCCATCACCCCTTCCACCACCGCCAAGTCGGCGCCCCGGGCCTGGCGGCGAAACAACGCCTCGTTGGTTTCCCGGCTCAACATCCAGCCGTCCAGGTTCCGGGAAACCCGGCCCGCGGCCCTGGTGTGGTGACCGGGATCAATGAAATCCGGCCCCACCTTAAAGGGCTGCACCACCAAACCTCGCCGGCGCAGCGCCGCGAGCAGCCCCAGAGTGACGGTGGTCTTGCCCACCCCGCTCTGAGTCCCGGCTATCACCAGCCCGCGCGTTTGGTTTTTCATAAGAAGAACTCTACTCTTAAAAGCCAAATCCCCCTAATCCTGAAACGTTAAGTATAGCATCTATCATATCGGAACTATTTAATAATCCCCCCTAACCCCCCTTTAAAAAAGGGGGGAATTAAGGAAGGTTTATATTACTTAACGTAACAGGACTAAATCTCCCTTTTTCAAAGGGGGACTTTGGGCCGTTTGTGTCTCAAACATTTCCGGTTTCCGTCGTTTTTTCTGGCCTCTGATCACTGATCACTGACCACTTGCTACTGCTTTCCCCACGCCTCCGGATGGAGAAACCGGGCCAGTTCCTCTACCGCCTCGGCCGACCGCGGCCCCGGCCGGGAGTAGAGGCTCTCGTCCACCACCAGCACCCGGTGCGCCTTCACCGCCTTGAGTTCCTGAAAATAAGACCGGGTGTAAATATTGTCGGGGCTGCGGTTCATAGGCCCTTTCTGGATGATATAGACGTCCGGATT
This Desulfobaccales bacterium DNA region includes the following protein-coding sequences:
- a CDS encoding cobyrinate a,c-diamide synthase yields the protein MKNQTRGLVIAGTQSGVGKTTVTLGLLAALRRRGLVVQPFKVGPDFIDPGHHTRAAGRVSRNLDGWMLSRETNEALFRRQARGADLAVVEGVMGLFDGYDGLSDAGSTAQMAKWLGLPVLLVVDARAMARSAAALVHGFASFDPDLTLAGVIFNRIGSATHLDYLQQALSSLKGVHCFGGLPRDQELAIPERHLGLATTEDHPLEDAYLNHLADWLEAHLDLDGLLKALPLLALPEEQTREAVSPTVRLGVARDRAFCFYYPENLELLTDSGTELVPFSPLNDRELPGGLHGIYLGGGYPELYAAQLAANSGMRLAISECAAAGVPIYAECGGLMYLAREIRDLEGQAHSMAGVFPFTVRMLPRLKALGYREVTLAAAGLLGPAGTKARGHEFHYSEMVGEPIGVPRIYRLTSRKGGEPVAEGYCEHNVLASYVHLHFASNPEVARNLVASCQVYKNWLKEGAKGASPFPLPQTPSLNPL